In Desulfobacter hydrogenophilus, the genomic stretch CTCAAATTACCCCCCAAACGCTGGAACGCGCCATTCAGGCCAAATCTGCCTGGCTAATGGAGAAAATGAATGCCCTGGGCAATGTGCCGCTGCCTTCTAACCCATGGCCTGCGATGAAGGATAGCTGTTCATGCATGGTATGGGGCAGGCAACGGCCTGTGGTCCGTGGAGCTCTTAATTCCCGGCCTGGGATCTGTTTGACGACTGAATCCGAAATCATTATCCGGGTGCCTTCCGATTTCGATGCAAAAAAAGAGGAAACTCTGTGGAATAGATGGCTGCGTTCGCTTTTAACCGAACGTATTCAAATTTTGCTTGAAAAATGGCAACCGGTCATGGGGGTGGAACCATCCGAAGTTAGGCTGAAAAAAATGAAAACCCGTTGGGGTTCTTGCAACACGATTGTAAGGCGCATCTGGATAAATGCGGTTCTTGTACACCTGGAACCCTGCCTGCTTGAGTATGTGTTGGTCCATGAACTTGTCCACCTGCTGGAACCTGGTCACACAAAGCGTTTCTATCAGATTATGGAAACATATCTGCCTGACTGGAAAATAAAAGAATCACGCCTGAATCAAATAGCATTAAGACAGTGTCTCTCTAACTGAAAATATAAAAACCTAGGTTTTTTGCATAAGGCGGCGGGTTGTAGTATTCGCCGTAAATGTAATTACCCTGGATATTTCTGACCGCCACCCTGCGTTTAATCAATGCCCGTTTAATATCATCCAGGTTGAATTCAATATCCAGAAAATCATTGACATGGATGCGGTGGGATTTTGATATTCTGAATCCAATAGCGGATAACGACACCTGCTCCACACGGACTTTTCCAAATTCTCCGGTTTTAAGGCGTTTGAACTGGCCTTGGAGGTATACGGATTTTCCGAAATTTTTAATGGTTTCTTTCTTGATTTGTTCCGGGGATGTTCCTTTCACATCTTCGGCATCTTTACGGGCGATTTCTTTTTCTACCAGCCCCTGGATGTTCTCCTGCATATCTGCTACTTCACTTTCCTGGTCCGGCTGCCGCGTTTTGGACAGGGCCTGGGCCACAAGCTTTTTGAGTTGACCTGCATCTTCACCTGCCATGGTGTAGGTTTGGATGGAAATAGATGAAAATTTTTGTTTGTCATCCTTTGTGGCTACGGTCAGTGTCTTTTTTATTCTTGCCTGGGCTTTCTGGGCACCATCGGAATAGGTCAAGGGCAAAAGGGCAATAAAGCTGTTGTTTGCATACCTGAAAATCAAATCTTCACGGCGTTTGGTTTTATTCAAAAGGGTGGCCAATTTTTTGACGGCCTCATCACATTTCTCCTTCCCAAGTGCCTCATACTGCCTTGTCAGGCCGTTCACCACAAGAATAAGGATGGAAAAAATCCGACCAAATCGGGCCTGGAAATCATTGGCGCCTGCAACGATACGTTCAAAGCTGAATCTGTTTTTCAGTCCGGTCAGACTGTCCCGGGTGGCTATGTTTGTCAGTGTCTGGTGGTAGTATGACCGTTCAATGGCAATGCCCGCATATTCGGCAATGGAGGTCAGCAGGTTAAGGTCATGTTCACTGAATGTTTCTTCATTGACCCGGTTGACCAGCTCAATGACCCCGAAAATTTTGTTATCGGTTTTCAATGGTGTGGCAATGATGGAGCGGGTGTTGAACCGGGTGTGTTTATCCACCCTGTTGCTGAATCTTTCATCAGTTGTTACATCATCCACTACAAGGGGTTTACCTGTCTTCATGACATACCCGGCAATGCCCTCTCCCTTGGGTAGTCTTACGCCCTGCAGGCGTTTGCTGTTGGTGCCTATCACCACGGAAAAAACCATGTCGCCGGTTTTGGGGTCCTTGAGCAAGATGGACCAGTGGCAGGGTTGAAAAACACAGCCCACCTGGTACAGAACAATATCCAGCACTTCCTTGACAGTTTTGGCCTTGGAAAGCGATTTGCCCATTTCAAAACCAATGTCCGGGGGCAAAATATCACCATGGCTTAAGTGTGTATCCTGTATCCGGCTTGTGGGGTCTCCCTGGTAATAATATTTTGTATTGGCACGGGACAGTTTGATATTCGCCCACAATAGGTTTTCCTTAAGCTGATCTATTGATGGGAAAACGAATTTGTAAAAGGCTGAGATCTGTTCGATCTCTTTGTTCATTTCAAGAATGCAGGTGATAATATCGATTTTTTTCGGGTTAACACAGGCTTCCACCTCCGGGGCAAGAATGGGGGGGCGGATGAAATCAAAGGATCCCATACCCTGGGTCCAGCATAGGAAATCTGCCATACTGACAATGGCGATCAATTGTTTTTCCTCTTCGGCCAGACCGTGGTTTTCAAAAGATTGGTGGTGGTATTTTACGGCCAGTACCAGATTTTCGGGAAGCTGCCATCGGGTGCAGAAAAAAGCCCCGATATCATCATGCCCTATCCCGATTTCCGATCGTTCCTTTTCAATGACAAGGTCTGTGGATTCCGACAAATTTTTAATAAATTCGCCATAGCTTTGATGTCCCTGCAGATCTAAAAAAATTTTTCCCACATCGTGGAGTAAGCCTGCTGTATAGGCTTCTTCCGGGTTTGGGTATTCGATTCTCTGGGCTATTTTCATGCTCAGCACTGCCACCGCAAGGCTGTGGCGCCAGAATATAAGCCGGTTAAATTCTTTTGTATGACCGTTTTTAAATATCTTTTCGAAAATAGCCATGCCCAAGGCAAGCTTTTTGATTTCATCAAAACCGAGGATGACAACTGCGTCCAGCAGCGTGGTCACCTTTCTGCTTAAACCGTAAAATGCTGAATTGACAAGCTCCAGAACCCGGATGGAAATACCAGGGTCCGTCTCCACAATTTTTGCCACCTCCTCCAGAGACGCTGTATCATTTTTTGATACTTCAAGCAGTTTGGCTGCTACCTGGGGGAAACTTGGCACGGTATCACGGTCAAGGGTCAAGACGGCCTGGATATCGGATTCGGAGGGAAGGTTTAGTTTATCAGTCATTATGCACGGCACCTTTTTAGAAGCGTCCTGATCATAAATTTAATGTTTAAACCCTGATCCAGAGGCCTGAATCAGGGTTGGACATAGTCATCAATTTCCGGGTACCGGGTTCTGAAAACCTTAAATTCGTTCAGTGTCCGGTCGTCAGATGGATCAAGGGCAAATAACCGGTTTAGAATTTCTGCCGCCTCAATAACCTTATTGCGTTTCTCTCCCGGCTCTGTTTCGATAAGACGCAGCTGTCCCAACAGAGCGAATTTGTCTTCAGACACAGACAGCACCTGATCATAATAATGTCTTGCCTGGGCGAATTGTTTCATCTGCAGGCA encodes the following:
- a CDS encoding M48 family metallopeptidase gives rise to the protein MQGIRRFFPASPKGWEYDLVYKRIRHIYFRIYPDKKIVRISAPSQITPQTLERAIQAKSAWLMEKMNALGNVPLPSNPWPAMKDSCSCMVWGRQRPVVRGALNSRPGICLTTESEIIIRVPSDFDAKKEETLWNRWLRSLLTERIQILLEKWQPVMGVEPSEVRLKKMKTRWGSCNTIVRRIWINAVLVHLEPCLLEYVLVHELVHLLEPGHTKRFYQIMETYLPDWKIKESRLNQIALRQCLSN
- a CDS encoding HDOD domain-containing protein, which gives rise to MTDKLNLPSESDIQAVLTLDRDTVPSFPQVAAKLLEVSKNDTASLEEVAKIVETDPGISIRVLELVNSAFYGLSRKVTTLLDAVVILGFDEIKKLALGMAIFEKIFKNGHTKEFNRLIFWRHSLAVAVLSMKIAQRIEYPNPEEAYTAGLLHDVGKIFLDLQGHQSYGEFIKNLSESTDLVIEKERSEIGIGHDDIGAFFCTRWQLPENLVLAVKYHHQSFENHGLAEEEKQLIAIVSMADFLCWTQGMGSFDFIRPPILAPEVEACVNPKKIDIITCILEMNKEIEQISAFYKFVFPSIDQLKENLLWANIKLSRANTKYYYQGDPTSRIQDTHLSHGDILPPDIGFEMGKSLSKAKTVKEVLDIVLYQVGCVFQPCHWSILLKDPKTGDMVFSVVIGTNSKRLQGVRLPKGEGIAGYVMKTGKPLVVDDVTTDERFSNRVDKHTRFNTRSIIATPLKTDNKIFGVIELVNRVNEETFSEHDLNLLTSIAEYAGIAIERSYYHQTLTNIATRDSLTGLKNRFSFERIVAGANDFQARFGRIFSILILVVNGLTRQYEALGKEKCDEAVKKLATLLNKTKRREDLIFRYANNSFIALLPLTYSDGAQKAQARIKKTLTVATKDDKQKFSSISIQTYTMAGEDAGQLKKLVAQALSKTRQPDQESEVADMQENIQGLVEKEIARKDAEDVKGTSPEQIKKETIKNFGKSVYLQGQFKRLKTGEFGKVRVEQVSLSAIGFRISKSHRIHVNDFLDIEFNLDDIKRALIKRRVAVRNIQGNYIYGEYYNPPPYAKNLGFYIFS